A section of the Oncorhynchus gorbuscha isolate QuinsamMale2020 ecotype Even-year linkage group LG04, OgorEven_v1.0, whole genome shotgun sequence genome encodes:
- the LOC124033687 gene encoding forkhead box protein F1-like: protein MTAEVQQPPAQTPAQSSPMSAPEKPHGQTTVMETASSTTKTKKTNAGIRRPEKPPYSYIALIVMAIQSSPTKRLTLSEIYQFLQSRFPFFRGSYQGWKNSVRHNLSLNECFIKLPKGLGRPGKGHYWTIDPASEFMFEEGSFRRRPRGFRRKCQALKPMYSMMNGLGFNHLPESYNFQGSGGGLSCPPNGLSLDSGIGMMNGHLAGNMEGMGLAGHSMSHLSANSGHSYMGSCTGSTGGEYPHHDNSGSPLLTSGGVMEPHPVYSSSAWAQAPSSSLNNGGSYIKQQPLSPCNAGANPLQPSLPTHSLDQYNLHQNGHSNTDLQGIPRYHSQSPSMCDRKEFVFSFNAMTSSTMHSPSSSSYYHHQQVAYQDIKPCVM from the exons ATGACGGCAGAGGTCCAGCAGCCCCCAGCGCAGACTCCTGCCCAGAGCAGCCCGATGTCTGCCCCGGAGAAGCCCCACGGACAGACCACTGTGATGGAGACCGCCTCCTCCACCACCAAAACCAAAAAGACCAACGCGGGGATCCGCCGTCCGGAGAAACCCCCCTACTCTTACATTGCGCTGATAGTCATGGCTATCCAGAGCTCTCCCACCAAACGCCTGACGCTTAGTGAAATTTACCAGTTCCTCCAGAGCCGCTTCCCGTTTTTCAGAGGCTCTTACCAAGGATGGAAGAATTCCGTGCGTCACAACTTGTCCCTGAATGAGTGCTTCATAAAGCTGCCCAAGGGGCTCGGGCGGCCCGGGAAGGGCCACTACTGGACTATCGACCCAGCCAGTGAGTTCATGTTCGAGGAGGGATCCTTCCGCAGGAGGCCGCGGGGCTTCAGGCGTAAATGCCAGGCGCTGAAGCCCATGTACAGCATGATGAACGGCCTGGGATTCAACCACCTCCCCGAGTCCTATAATTTCCAGGGGAGCGGCGGGGGCCTGTCCTGTCCGCCCAACGGCTTGTCTCTGGACAGCGGGATTGGGATGATGAATGGACACTTGGCAGGCAACATGGAGGGGATGGGTCTGGCTGGGCACTCCATGTCCCACTTGTCGGCCAACAGTGGACATTCCTACATGGGAAGCTGCACAGGATCCACGGGGGGCGAGTACCCCCACCACGACAATTCAGGCTCGCCCCTCCTCACCAGCGGGGGAGTGATGGAGCCGCATCCCGTCTACTCAAGCTCGGCCTGGGCTCAAGCGCCTTCATCCTCTCTGAATAACGGGGGTTCTTACATCAAGCAGCAGCCACTGTCTCCCTGCAACGCCGGGGCGAACCCGCTGCAGCCCAGTTTACCCACACATTCCCTAGACCAATATAATCTTCATCAGAACGGACACAGTAACACGGATTTGCAAG GTATTCCACGGTACCATTCCCAGTCTCCCAGTATGTGTGACCGGAAGGAGTTCGTCTTCTCCTTCAACGCGATGACGTCCTCAACGATGCATTCGCCCAGCAGCAGTTCCTACTATCATCACCAACAGGTCGCCTACCAGGACATCAAGCCCTGCGTCATGTGA